One Pseudochaenichthys georgianus chromosome 4, fPseGeo1.2, whole genome shotgun sequence DNA window includes the following coding sequences:
- the fyco1a gene encoding FYVE and coiled-coil domain-containing protein 1, with the protein MAAGATVGESQLQRIIRDLHDAVAELAKEYRESGEPITDDSTNLHKLSYKLEYLLQFDQKEKTTFLGTKKDYWEYFTDCLAKIKGANDGIRFVKSIPELKTSLGKGRAFIRYSLVHQRLADTLQQCLMNQRVTSDWYYARSPFLKPHLSVDIINHLYELNEVQFDVASRGHDLDASWPTFARRTLGSSPGHTWKAPSRSSSMNSLASTYSQQAHEFPSSPDYGQNLLNDLNESCTEEAGTAEDLRLELDQSELKQRGLLDKVQQLGEEAAELRDVVVQLQSQLDVSLAAQEEHQGLQGDVNALQGREEALSREVEALRTGGKAEQQLLQEKLAAAEGKNIHLLAKLDGVLSEKGQQATSHFDSAQKIHELLDRLKEAERGKMDAVAEADEKKRQAERLEEELTLREAAATRGETKLEALVTSASEEKARLQVKVEEQCSALDKLQGALTVREKETSNLQRQLQDLQRSLEEKEKDTEEVKERAQQDKEEMQKKSNGLGSEVTALKGKLKEKDAQLESKHQSLITERDTLTNNLVELEGNVKEQAVKIEGYKTQCGSLIELNKKLLKTEKRNEGMKKEMVEHRKVTETELAALRASEKQLRGQMDDTKMTVDEKEQRLREENRQLDESLQRAYMAAKHLEQENQSVREEQDTVKAALSRMQADLRSVHVQIGELEKNLGVSRKNETTLQEQLEAKEAQLDHTEKSLVELQSRLESLETREKELEIAKCDAEAVCAKQTDTIERVTSETRVMQTSQLERSAAQVKQNQEETGKLQGQLEVCMKDVSRLQAETLDLRVRVQRSEEDKMKSQAQLEVTEAQRDELRTLTEHLKAQTEALNQKHVTELVDCKKNEGVLIEQRDTEVAVCAELSISAAAVREELSKLKAENSRLSSENGETREGLHRANTEMAELGITICKLGAEKEEAREHWAGDAARIQDMEKEVGRLEESMAELQRENARLREELTEKETLPESIMELQKQLDNAKNQTQSATEEVEAAKFRLSSESMSHQVQMKSVNEQLDAVRGQLQEETRSVSSLQDKVSEIAALNEQYLNLTGEKDSHITQTETTIRESESEIQQLRDAVTSAEEAHLAAQKLCEDLRQKLITTEADRANQSMTMTAEIDDLNRTKGNLGERLIELIRDKDALWQKSDALEFEQKMRAEEHWWSDKETTNCLDCKGHFTWWLRRHHCRLCGRIFCYYCSNNFVLTKHSGKKERCCRDCYNQHSAVVERFTEAELSPSDTQPPPPLAGPQPPPEPAPYKPTPRVTVSDPSPKSDDGVFDIITEEEVNGVYDSDNVSQTTGGSLEGDQEPRPPGALDIGTGDVTPEDPEDHVPTVQDTEINILKSGEVTMAVPLSIDDISGFGEGSRELFIKSSCYSVITVAVGDRGPTISWVFSSEPKSISFSVVYRESADVHVEQSKVLIPLTRCNSHKETIQGQLKVRNAGLYTLIFDNSYSRFISKKVFYHLTMERPIIYDGSDSPEHG; encoded by the exons atggctgctggggcgacAGTCGGGGAGAGCCAACTACAGAGGATTATCAGAGATCTGCACG ATGCTGTTGCTGAGCTTGCAAAAGAGTACAGGGAAAGTGGGGAGCCAATCACAGATGACAGTACCAACCTGCACAAGTTATCCTACAAACTGGAATACTTACTACAG TTTGACCAGAAGGAGAAGACCACATTTCTTGGTACAAAGAAGGATTATTGGGAGTACTTCACTGACTGCCTGGCCAAAATCAAAGGAGCCAATGATGGGATCCGCTTTGTCAAATCCATCCCTGAG CTGAAGACATCTCTGGGGAAAGGACGGGCGTTTATCCGTTACTCCCTCGTACATCAGCGCCTGGCCGACACTCTGCAGCAGTGCCTGATGAACCAGAGAGTCACCAG TGACTGGTATTATGCACGGAGCCCCTTCTTGAAGCCCCACCTGAGTGTTGACATAATCAATCACTTGTACGAGCTCAATGAGGTCCAGTTTGATGTGGCCTCCAGAGGTCACGATCTTGATGCCTCCTGGCCAACGTTTGCAAG GAGGACACTGGGAAGCTCACCTGGCCACACGTGGAAAGCACCCAGTCGCAGTTCCAGTATGAACAGTCTGGCCAGCACCTACTCCCAG CAAGCCCACGAGTTTCCCTCCAGCCCTGACTATGGTCAGAATCTGCTCAATGACCTGAACGAATCCTGCACAGAAGAGGCCGGCACAGCTGAAGACCTTCGCCTGGAGCTGGACCAATCAGAGCTGAAGCAGCGAGGGCTCCTAGATAAAGTGCAGCAGCTGGGCGAGGAGGCTGCTGAGCTCAGGGATGTAGTGGTGCAGCTCCAGAGTCAGCTGGATGTGTCCCTCGCTGCCCAAGAGGAGCACCAGGGCTTGCAGGGAGATGTGAATGCTCTGCAGGGAAGAGAAGAGGCCCTTTCCAGAGAAGTGGAAGCACTCAGGACCGGGGGAAAAGCTGAACAACAACTGCTCCAGGAAAAGCTGGCAGCTGCTGAGGGGAAGAACATACATCTCCTAGCCAAATTAGACGGGGTGCTGAGTGAAAAGGGCCAGCAGGCAACCAGTCACTTTGATTCAGCTCAAAAGATCCATGAGTTACTGGACAGATTGAAGGAGGCAGAGAGAGGGAAGATGGATGCTGTAGCTGAGGCGGATGAGAAGAAGAGACAGGCAGAAAGGCTAGAGGAAGAGCTGACACTGAGGGAAGCAGCAGCAACGCGTGGCGAAACAAAACTAGAAGCATTGGTAACGTCTGCATCCGAGGAGAAGGCAAGGTTGCAGGTGAAAGTGGAGGAACAGTGCAGCGCTCTTGATAAGCTGCAGGGGGCTTTGACAgtgagagagaaggagacaagCAACCTCCAAAGACAACTGCAGGACCTCCAAAGATCCCtagaggagaaggagaaggacaCGGAGGAGGTGAAGGAGAGGGCACAGCAAGATAAAGAGGAAATGCAGAAGAAGTCTAATGGTTTAGGATCAGAAGTCACTGCCCTTAAGGGGAAGCTAAAGGAGAAGGACGCACAGCTAGAATCCAAGCACCAAAGCCTGATCACCGAGAGAGACACGCTGACCAATAACCTCGTGGAGCTGGAGGGAAACGTCAAAGAACAAGCAGTGAAGATCGAAGGATACAAGACTCAGTGTGGCAGCTTAATAGAGCTAAATAAGAAATTGCTAAAAACAGAAAAGAGAAACGAGGGGATGAAGAAGGAGATGGTAGAACACCGAAAAGTGACCGAGACTGAATTAGCTGCTCTGAGAGCTTCTGAGAAACAGCTTCGTGGCCAGATGGACGACACCAAGATGACGGTGGATGAAAAGGAGCAGCGTCTGCGCGAGGAGAACCGCCAGCTGGATGAGAGTCTGCAGAGAGCATACATGGCCGCAAAGCATCTGGAGCAGGAGAACCAGAGTGTGAGGGAGGAGCAGGACACGGTGAAAGCAGCTCTCAGCCGTATGCAAGCCGACCTGAGGAGTGTTCACGTGCAGATCGGAGAGTTGGAGAAAAACTTAGGAGTCTCGCGGAAGAACGAAACCACCCTTCAAGAACAGCTCGAAGCCAAAGAGGCGCAACTAGACCATACAGAGAAGAGTCTCGTTGAGCTGCAGTCCAGGTTGGAGTCTCTTGAGACCAGGGAGAAGGAGCTGGAGATCGCCAAATGTGACGCAGAAGCAGTGTGTGCTAAACAGACAGACACGATTGAAAGGGTTACCTCGGAGACGCGAGTGATGCAGACatctcagctggagaggagcGCGGCGCAAGTGAAGCAGAACCAGGAAGAGACGGGGAAACTTCAAGGCCAATTGGAGGTGTGCATGAAGGACGTGTCCAGGCTGCAAGCAGAGACCCTGGACCTCAGGGTGCGGGTACAGAGGTCCGAGGAAGACAAAATGAAATCACAAGCACAACTGGAGGTGACGGAGGCCCAGAGAGATGAGCTCCGGACTCTGACCGAGCATCTCAAAGCCCAGACTGAGGCGCTGAATCAAAAGCACGTAACAGAGCTAGTGGACTGCAAGAAGAACGAGGGGGTTCTCATTGAACAGCGTGATACAGAAGTAGCCGTCTGTGCAGAGTTGTCCATCTCTGCAGCGGCCGTCCGCGAAGAGCTGTCCAAACTCAAGGCGGAAAACAGCCGGCTGTCCTCGGAGAACGGCGAGACGCGAGAGGGTCTGCACAGAGCCAACACTGAGATGGCAGAGCTCGGCATCACCATCTGTAAGCTGGGTGCAGAGAAGGAGGAGGCGAGAGAGCACTGGGCCGGGGACGCCGCCAGGATCCAGGACATGGAGAAAGAGGTGGGGCGACTCGAAGAGAGCATGGCAGAGCTGCAGCGGGAGAATGCCAGACTAAGAGAGGAGCTGACAGAGAAGGAGACACTTCCGGAGAGTATCATGGAGCTCCAGAAGCAGCTGGACAACGCCAAAAACCAAACGCAGAGCGCCACGGAGGAGGTGGAGGCCGCCAAGTTCCGCCTGAGCTCTGAGAGCATGAGCCATCAGGTCCAGATGAAG AGCGTTAATGAGCAGCTGGACGCGGTGAGAGGCCAGCTGCAGGAGGAGACGAGGAGTGTGTCCAGCCTGCAGGACAAAGTGTCTGAGATAGCG GCTTTGAATGAGCAGTACCTGAACCTAACTGGCGAGAAAGACTCTCACATCACACAGACAGAAACAACCATCCGTGAGAGTGAGAGCGAGATTCAGCAGCTGAGGGATGCTGTAACCAG CGCTGAAGAAGCACACTTGGCTGCGCAAAAGCTCTGCGAGGATTTGAGGCAGAAACTCATCACAACAGAAGCCGACAGAGCAAACCAGAGCATGACGATGACTGCAGAGATCGATGACCTCAACAGGACGAAGGGCAACCTTGGAGAGCGGCTCATCGAGCTGATAAG GGACAAAGATGCTCTGTGGCAGAAGTCAGACGCTCTGGAGTTTGAGCAGAAAATGCGAGCAGAGGAGCACTGGTGGTCCGATAAAGAGACCACCAACTGCCTCGACTGCAAGGGCCATTTCACCTGGTGGCTGCGCAGACATCACTGCAG GCTTTGTGGTCGGATCTTCTGCTACTACTGCAGCAACAACTTTGTGCTGACTAAGCACAGCGGGAAGAAGGAGCGCTGCTGCAGGGACTGCTACAACCAGCACAGCGCGGTGGTGGAGAGGTTCACAGAGGCGGAGCTGAGTCCTTCAGACACTCAGCCCCCCCCACCCTTAGCTGGACCCCAGCCCCCTCCAGAACCAGCCCCGTATAAACCCACTCCCAGGGTCACAG TTTCAGACCCCAGCCCAAAATCTGATGACGGGGTTTTTGACATAATCACAGAAGAGGAAGTGAACGGCGTCTACGACAGTGACAATGTGTCCCAGACCACAGGGGGCTCTCTGGAGGGAGATCAGGAGCCACGGCCCCCAGGAGCGCTGGATAT AGGCACCGGAGATGTGACCCCTGAGGACCCTGAAGACCATGTTCCCACTGTTCAGGATACAGAAATCAACATTCTCAAATCCGGAGAAGTCAC GATGGCTGTCCCTCTCAGCATTGACGATATTTCTGGGTTTGGTGAAGGTTCCCGGGAGCTCTTCATCAAATCCAGCTGTTACAGTGTAATCACTGTTGCCGTGGGTGACCGTGGGCCAACCATCAGCTGGGTGTTTTCCTCGGAGCCTAAGAGCATCTCCTTCAGTGTCGTTTACAGGGAATCAGCTGATGTTCATGTGGAACAGTCAAAG GTCCTGATTCCTCTGACTCGCTGCAATTCCCATAAAGAGACAATTCAGGGACAGCTGAAAGTCCGGAACGCCGGCCTCTACACACTCATCTTTGACAACTCCTACTCACG